From the genome of Phreatobacter cathodiphilus, one region includes:
- a CDS encoding mucoidy inhibitor MuiA family protein, protein MKPQRLAVLTLILVAPATGAAAAEFRPSSRIDAVTVFPDGAGITRRFAVDLPAGEHTLILDDLPLAADAGSLRVAGSGEGTLTVGSVDARQARPTERVDPQAVQRLEALRDERLALDDSIAAERMRKRAAEALVAPATLAAGDRGLDVAAASQALAAAHEVTLAADRAIRRAEQRQRGLDREIAETEAGLKSQPPRRLEARVAVEAAAPFRGELTLTYAVREARWSPVYDARLVTTGAKPSLDLVRRAEIRQRTGEDWADVALTVSTARVARGGSVPVLPPLVVRYLEPEAMRERAGGAPPTLAAPAAPASRAQADGSGPLAARIAEAEAAVDMGGFRASFAVPGRATIATGDGARAIRIASGTIAPDLVSRVVPSLDTTAFIEARFRHGEDVPLMPGRVTLYRDGVFAGRTTLAAATREDEVKLGFGPDDLVRVEHQVVRRTDGSSGLISTAKTEEREFRILLRNGAQVARRVVVEDRVPVAEAQDIVVESLAGVTVPTARDVDGRRGILAWTVDLAPGATREIRHGWRLRWPSERRIQPVQGRS, encoded by the coding sequence ATGAAGCCGCAGCGCCTCGCCGTCCTGACCCTCATCCTCGTCGCCCCCGCGACCGGCGCCGCCGCCGCGGAGTTCCGGCCGTCCTCGCGGATCGACGCCGTCACCGTCTTCCCCGACGGCGCCGGCATCACCCGCCGCTTCGCCGTCGACCTTCCGGCGGGCGAGCACACGCTGATCCTCGACGACTTGCCGCTCGCCGCCGATGCCGGCTCCCTGCGCGTGGCGGGGAGCGGGGAGGGGACGCTCACCGTCGGCTCCGTCGACGCCCGCCAGGCCCGGCCGACCGAGCGGGTCGATCCGCAGGCGGTGCAGCGGCTGGAGGCGCTGCGCGACGAGCGCCTCGCCCTCGACGATTCCATCGCCGCCGAACGCATGCGCAAACGCGCCGCCGAGGCTCTGGTTGCCCCCGCGACGCTGGCGGCGGGAGACCGCGGCCTCGACGTCGCGGCAGCCAGCCAGGCTCTCGCCGCCGCGCACGAGGTGACGCTCGCCGCCGACCGCGCGATCCGCCGCGCCGAGCAGCGCCAGCGCGGCCTCGACCGCGAGATCGCCGAGACCGAGGCGGGACTGAAGAGCCAGCCGCCGCGGCGCCTGGAGGCGCGGGTGGCGGTGGAGGCGGCGGCGCCGTTCCGGGGCGAGCTCACCCTCACCTATGCGGTCCGCGAGGCCCGCTGGAGCCCGGTCTATGACGCGCGGCTGGTGACGACCGGCGCGAAGCCGTCCCTCGACCTCGTCCGCCGCGCCGAGATCCGCCAGCGGACCGGCGAGGACTGGGCTGACGTGGCCCTCACCGTCTCCACGGCACGGGTGGCGCGGGGCGGGAGCGTGCCGGTCCTGCCGCCGCTCGTCGTCCGCTATCTCGAACCGGAGGCGATGCGGGAGCGAGCAGGCGGTGCGCCGCCGACTCTCGCGGCGCCCGCAGCGCCGGCCAGTCGTGCGCAGGCGGACGGCAGCGGCCCGCTGGCGGCGCGGATCGCCGAGGCGGAGGCCGCCGTCGACATGGGCGGCTTCCGGGCGAGCTTCGCCGTGCCCGGCCGCGCCACCATCGCCACCGGCGACGGGGCCCGCGCCATCCGCATCGCCTCGGGCACCATCGCACCCGACCTCGTCTCGCGCGTCGTGCCGAGCCTCGACACCACCGCCTTCATCGAGGCGCGGTTCCGCCACGGCGAGGACGTGCCGCTCATGCCCGGCCGCGTGACCCTCTACCGCGACGGCGTCTTCGCCGGCCGCACCACGCTCGCCGCCGCCACCCGCGAAGACGAGGTGAAGCTGGGCTTCGGGCCGGACGACCTTGTGCGGGTCGAGCATCAGGTGGTGCGGCGCACGGACGGCTCCTCCGGCCTCATCTCCACCGCGAAGACGGAGGAGCGGGAGTTCAGAATCCTGCTGCGCAACGGCGCCCAGGTGGCCCGCCGGGTGGTGGTGGAGGATCGGGTGCCGGTGGCGGAGGCGCAGGACATCGTCGTCGAATCGCTCGCCGGGGTCACAGTGCCGACGGCGCGCGACGTGGACGGCCGCCGCGGCATCCTCGCCTGGACGGTGGATCTCGCCCCCGGCGCGACCCGCGAGATTCGCCATGGCTGGCGGCTGCGCTGGCCGTCGGAACGGCGGATCCAGCCCGTCCAGGGCCGCTCCTGA
- a CDS encoding XRE family transcriptional regulator, which yields MAESVFVPVVPAVLAWARHSASVSAEEAAKAAGVTVERLQAWESGEEQPTLPMLKKLADKFKRPLAVMLLPRPPAGYQPLRDFRRTATGVVGELPPRVAYEIRFAHERREAALDLARDVGPLPDRFVERAHVSDDPEVVGARVREFLGIDAATQLVAARQNRVFELWRGAIEGRGVLVFTMSGAHAPLVREVRGFAIPADVFPVVAVNGRDKTNGRTFTLLHEFAHLLLREGVVENALAPVRGMPAPVRAIERFCNAVAASALMPPEIVAAEGQRLGKDADSEWQDAEMSDIAGLLGVSREALLLRMVERGFASRRFYTHKRPVFDTEYEAFDEPSAVKKEVRIPPPNLVLGRYGSRFTRLVLDSYRERHLTMSAAAGLLGVQAKYISDVERLASRAA from the coding sequence ATGGCCGAGAGCGTTTTTGTTCCTGTTGTCCCCGCAGTGCTCGCATGGGCTCGGCATTCTGCGTCTGTGAGCGCAGAAGAGGCGGCCAAGGCTGCGGGCGTTACCGTTGAGCGTCTCCAAGCCTGGGAATCCGGCGAGGAACAACCGACCCTGCCGATGCTGAAGAAGTTGGCTGACAAGTTCAAGCGGCCTCTGGCCGTAATGCTGTTGCCGCGCCCACCTGCCGGCTATCAGCCTCTGCGAGATTTCAGGCGCACCGCGACTGGGGTCGTTGGGGAATTGCCTCCGCGCGTCGCCTACGAAATTCGCTTCGCACATGAACGACGAGAGGCGGCGCTGGACCTCGCTCGGGATGTCGGGCCGCTACCCGATCGCTTTGTCGAAAGAGCACACGTGTCCGATGACCCCGAAGTGGTCGGCGCGCGTGTTCGCGAGTTCCTGGGTATCGACGCGGCAACGCAGTTGGTCGCGGCGAGGCAGAACCGGGTGTTCGAGCTTTGGCGCGGGGCGATCGAGGGCAGGGGCGTTCTCGTTTTCACGATGAGCGGTGCTCATGCGCCTCTAGTCCGTGAAGTTCGAGGTTTCGCCATCCCCGCGGATGTCTTCCCCGTTGTTGCGGTCAATGGGCGGGATAAGACGAACGGTCGGACTTTCACCCTGCTGCACGAGTTCGCACACCTCCTTCTTCGGGAGGGCGTGGTCGAGAACGCCTTGGCTCCCGTCCGCGGCATGCCGGCTCCCGTTCGTGCGATCGAGCGGTTCTGCAATGCGGTTGCCGCATCCGCGCTCATGCCGCCCGAGATTGTTGCGGCCGAAGGTCAGCGGCTAGGGAAGGATGCAGACTCCGAATGGCAGGACGCCGAGATGTCCGACATTGCTGGCCTGCTGGGGGTCAGTAGGGAGGCGCTGCTTCTGCGTATGGTCGAGAGGGGCTTCGCGTCTCGCCGCTTTTACACACACAAGCGGCCAGTGTTCGACACAGAGTATGAGGCGTTTGACGAGCCGTCCGCCGTGAAGAAAGAGGTTCGCATCCCGCCGCCCAATTTGGTCCTGGGCCGATATGGCAGTCGGTTCACCCGCTTGGTCCTCGACAGCTACCGCGAGCGCCACCTGACCATGAGCGCAGCCGCGGGGTTACTGGGTGTCCAAGCCAAGTATATCTCCGACGTTGAACGGCTGGCTTCGCGGGCAGCATGA
- the pstB gene encoding phosphate ABC transporter ATP-binding protein PstB, with protein sequence MNSLPTFETTAATTAVPTAAVHPKITGRNVNVFYGEKHAIKDVNVDIPERSVMAFIGPSGCGKSTFLRCINRMNDTIPICRVTGDIRIDELDIYDRNLDVVQLRARVGMVFQKPNPFPKSIYENVAYGPRIHGLVKSKTDLDEVVETALKKASLWNEVKDRLQESGTGLSGGQQQRLCIARAIAVSPEVILMDEPCSALDPIATAKIEELIDELKQNFTIVIVTHSMQQAARVSQRTAFFHLGILVEEGATDQIFTNPVDTRTRDYITGRFG encoded by the coding sequence ATGAACTCGCTTCCCACCTTCGAGACGACGGCGGCCACCACCGCCGTTCCGACGGCGGCGGTGCACCCGAAGATCACGGGCCGCAACGTCAACGTCTTCTACGGCGAGAAACACGCCATCAAGGACGTCAACGTCGACATTCCCGAGCGCTCGGTCATGGCCTTCATCGGCCCGTCGGGCTGCGGCAAGTCCACCTTCCTGCGCTGCATCAACCGGATGAACGACACCATCCCGATCTGTCGGGTGACGGGCGACATCCGCATCGACGAGCTCGACATCTACGACCGCAACCTCGACGTCGTGCAGCTGCGCGCCCGTGTCGGCATGGTCTTCCAGAAGCCGAACCCGTTCCCGAAGTCGATCTACGAGAACGTCGCCTACGGCCCGCGCATCCATGGCCTGGTCAAGAGCAAGACCGACCTCGACGAGGTCGTGGAGACGGCGCTGAAGAAGGCGAGCCTGTGGAACGAGGTGAAGGACCGCCTGCAGGAATCCGGCACGGGTCTGTCCGGCGGCCAGCAGCAGCGCCTCTGCATCGCCCGCGCCATCGCCGTGTCGCCCGAGGTGATCCTGATGGACGAGCCCTGCTCGGCCCTCGACCCCATCGCCACCGCCAAGATCGAGGAGCTGATCGACGAGCTGAAGCAGAACTTCACCATCGTCATCGTCACCCACTCGATGCAGCAGGCGGCCCGCGTGTCGCAGCGCACCGCCTTCTTCCACCTCGGCATCCTCGTCGAGGAGGGGGCCACCGACCAGATCTTCACCAATCCGGTCGACACCCGCACGCGCGACTACATCACCGGCCGCTTCGGCTGA
- a CDS encoding DUF4411 family protein, with the protein MPIYCVDTSAFIAAWVERYPIDTFPPLWDELATLIAAGRLIAPEAVQDELDKKSKDLLDWFEAAGSPFVKTDAALIAEAMRILQMHERLVMESKRASAADPFVIALARTRGCIVVTEEHGGTAAKPKIPFVCNGYGVPCLSLLDLLRTEGIVIGGRRR; encoded by the coding sequence GTGCCGATCTACTGCGTGGATACGAGCGCTTTCATTGCCGCTTGGGTTGAACGATACCCGATCGACACGTTTCCGCCTCTCTGGGACGAGTTGGCGACGCTCATCGCCGCCGGACGTCTCATCGCGCCTGAGGCAGTGCAGGACGAGTTGGACAAGAAGTCCAAAGACCTCCTTGATTGGTTCGAGGCGGCCGGCTCACCGTTTGTGAAGACCGACGCCGCGCTCATCGCGGAGGCGATGCGAATTCTACAGATGCACGAGCGGCTCGTGATGGAGAGCAAACGGGCTTCTGCGGCCGATCCGTTCGTGATCGCGCTGGCGCGGACACGGGGCTGTATCGTCGTCACCGAAGAGCATGGCGGAACAGCCGCCAAGCCCAAAATCCCGTTCGTGTGCAACGGGTATGGTGTTCCGTGCCTTAGTCTCCTGGACTTGCTTAGGACCGAAGGAATCGTGATCGGCGGCAGACGCCGGTGA
- a CDS encoding ABC transporter substrate-binding protein has product MTTRRGFLAGMATALSIPAVGRAQGASVLKFAPQSDVAILDPIMSVSYVTRNHAFLIFDTLYGADENNRAQPQMVEGHRVERDGLEWTLTLREGLRFHDGSPVLARDVVASIQRWWKRDNVGQVLAGITDELSAVSDRAVRFRLKVPFPMLPDALGKFGTNNAVIMPERLARTEATVQVTEMVGSGPYRFLPQERVPGSRLVYEKFGGYVPRAGGQTSALAGPKVAHFDRVEWHVMPDVATAAAALQKGEIDWWEQPASDYWKLLAGNRNIKLDQIDTFGSAGVIRFNFLQAPTSNVLIRRAALAAISQRDVMTAVIGEEKDRWRDKVGFFLPGTPMASTVGIDALKEPPDPATARRLLAEAGYKGEPLVFLVPGDIATIKTQGEVVTDALQKAGFTIDMQVMDWGTVLARANNRQEASKGGWHLIGTFTAGVGLLNPSSNNFLRGSGTSAIFGWSDIPKLEELRSAWFRAPTVEAQAAICAEIQRVAFDTLPYAPTGLYFQQTAYRSNLTGVQKGLPLFYGVRRT; this is encoded by the coding sequence ATGACGACGCGACGTGGATTTCTGGCAGGCATGGCGACGGCGCTCAGCATACCCGCGGTCGGGCGGGCGCAGGGGGCTTCGGTGCTCAAGTTCGCTCCCCAGTCGGATGTGGCGATCCTCGATCCGATCATGAGCGTCTCCTACGTGACGCGGAACCACGCCTTCCTGATCTTCGACACGCTCTACGGCGCGGACGAGAACAACCGCGCCCAGCCGCAGATGGTGGAGGGCCATCGGGTGGAGCGCGACGGCCTCGAATGGACGCTCACCCTGCGCGAGGGCCTGCGCTTCCACGACGGCTCCCCGGTCCTCGCCCGCGACGTCGTCGCCAGCATCCAGCGCTGGTGGAAGCGCGACAACGTCGGCCAGGTCCTCGCCGGCATCACGGACGAGCTCTCCGCCGTCTCGGACCGGGCCGTCCGCTTTCGCCTGAAGGTGCCCTTCCCCATGCTGCCGGACGCCCTCGGCAAGTTCGGCACCAACAACGCCGTGATCATGCCGGAGCGGCTGGCCCGCACCGAGGCGACGGTGCAGGTCACCGAGATGGTCGGCAGCGGCCCCTATCGCTTCCTGCCGCAGGAGCGGGTTCCCGGCAGCCGCCTCGTCTACGAGAAGTTCGGCGGCTACGTGCCCCGCGCGGGCGGCCAGACCAGCGCGCTCGCCGGCCCCAAGGTCGCCCATTTCGATCGCGTCGAATGGCACGTCATGCCCGACGTCGCCACCGCGGCGGCCGCCCTCCAGAAGGGCGAGATCGACTGGTGGGAGCAGCCGGCCTCCGATTACTGGAAGCTGCTGGCGGGCAACCGCAACATCAAGCTCGACCAGATCGATACCTTCGGCTCGGCCGGCGTCATCCGCTTCAACTTCCTGCAGGCGCCGACCAGCAACGTCCTCATCCGCCGCGCCGCCCTTGCCGCCATCAGCCAGCGCGACGTGATGACCGCCGTGATCGGCGAGGAGAAGGATCGCTGGCGCGACAAGGTCGGCTTCTTCCTGCCCGGAACGCCCATGGCGAGCACGGTCGGTATCGACGCGCTGAAGGAGCCGCCGGACCCGGCGACGGCGCGCCGCCTGCTCGCCGAGGCCGGCTACAAGGGCGAGCCCCTGGTCTTTCTCGTGCCCGGCGACATCGCCACCATCAAGACCCAGGGCGAGGTGGTCACCGACGCGCTGCAGAAGGCCGGCTTCACCATCGACATGCAGGTGATGGACTGGGGCACGGTGCTGGCCCGCGCCAACAACCGGCAGGAGGCGAGCAAGGGCGGCTGGCACCTGATCGGCACCTTCACCGCCGGCGTCGGCCTGCTCAATCCCTCGAGCAACAACTTCCTGCGCGGCAGCGGCACCTCCGCCATCTTCGGCTGGTCGGACATCCCGAAGCTCGAGGAACTGCGCTCCGCCTGGTTCCGCGCCCCCACCGTCGAGGCTCAGGCCGCCATCTGCGCCGAGATCCAGCGCGTCGCCTTCGACACCCTGCCCTATGCGCCCACCGGCCTCTACTTCCAGCAGACCGCCTATCGCAGCAACCTCACCGGCGTTCAGAAGGGCCTGCCGCTCTTCTACGGGGTGCGCCGCACATGA
- a CDS encoding adenylosuccinate synthase, producing MANVVVVGSQWGDEGKGKIVDWLSSQADVVVRFQGGHNAGHTLVIDGVTYKLSLLPSGIVRPGKLSVIGNGVVIDPHALVAEIERVSAQGVAIGPETLRIAENACLILSLHRELDQQRESANAGTKIGTTGRGIGPAYEDKVGRRAIRMTDLTDLGSLMPKIERLLAHHNALRRGLRLPEIEAQALYDELSGVAPKVLPYVTTVFDLLDDARRAGKRILFEGAQGTLLDIDHGTYPFVTSSNTVAGQAAIGSGMGPSAINYVLGITKAYTTRVGGGPFPTELEDENGQIMGDRGREFGTVTGRRRRCGWFDAVLVRQAVKTNGIDGIALTKLDILDVFKEIKVCVAYELDGKRIDILPANQEAQARATPVYETIEGWDSTTMGARSWGELPAQAIKYVRRIEELIGCPVALLSTSPERDDTILVRNPFE from the coding sequence ATGGCGAACGTGGTTGTCGTCGGCTCGCAGTGGGGCGACGAGGGCAAGGGCAAGATCGTCGACTGGCTGTCGAGCCAGGCGGACGTGGTCGTCAGGTTCCAGGGCGGGCACAATGCCGGCCATACGCTGGTGATCGACGGCGTCACCTACAAGCTGTCCCTGCTGCCGTCCGGCATCGTGCGTCCCGGCAAGCTCTCGGTCATCGGCAACGGCGTGGTCATCGACCCGCATGCCCTGGTGGCCGAAATCGAGCGCGTCTCGGCCCAGGGCGTCGCCATCGGCCCCGAGACGCTGCGCATCGCCGAGAACGCCTGTCTCATCCTCTCCCTGCATCGTGAGCTCGACCAGCAGCGCGAGAGCGCCAACGCCGGAACGAAGATCGGCACGACCGGCCGCGGCATTGGCCCTGCCTACGAGGACAAGGTGGGCCGCCGCGCCATCCGCATGACGGACCTGACCGATCTCGGCTCGCTGATGCCGAAGATCGAGCGGCTTCTGGCCCATCACAACGCGCTGCGCCGCGGCCTGCGCCTGCCCGAGATCGAGGCCCAGGCGCTCTATGACGAACTCTCCGGCGTCGCCCCGAAGGTTCTGCCCTATGTGACGACGGTCTTCGACCTGCTGGACGATGCCCGCCGCGCCGGCAAGCGCATCCTCTTCGAAGGCGCGCAGGGCACGCTGCTCGACATCGACCACGGCACCTATCCCTTCGTCACCTCCTCCAACACGGTCGCGGGCCAGGCCGCCATCGGCTCGGGCATGGGTCCGAGCGCGATCAACTACGTGCTCGGCATCACCAAGGCCTATACGACCCGCGTCGGCGGCGGCCCCTTCCCGACCGAGCTCGAGGACGAGAACGGCCAGATCATGGGCGACCGCGGCCGCGAGTTCGGCACCGTCACCGGCCGGCGGCGGCGCTGCGGCTGGTTCGACGCCGTGCTGGTGCGCCAGGCGGTCAAGACCAACGGCATCGACGGCATCGCCCTGACCAAGCTCGACATTCTCGACGTGTTCAAGGAGATCAAGGTCTGCGTCGCCTACGAGCTGGACGGCAAGCGGATCGACATCCTGCCCGCCAACCAGGAGGCCCAGGCCCGGGCCACGCCCGTCTACGAGACGATCGAGGGCTGGGATTCCACCACCATGGGCGCCCGCTCCTGGGGCGAGTTGCCGGCCCAGGCGATCAAATATGTCCGTCGCATCGAGGAATTGATTGGCTGTCCCGTCGCGTTACTATCGACGAGCCCGGAACGGGACGACACGATTCTGGTGCGCAATCCCTTCGAGTAA
- the rpoH gene encoding RNA polymerase sigma factor RpoH, which translates to MAQTASLPILSAEAGLSRYLDEIRKFPMLQPQEEYMLAKRWREHGDSKAAHKLVTSHLRLVAKIAMGYRGYGLPIGEVVSEGNVGLMQAVKRFEPDKGFRLATYAMWWIKASIQEYILRSWSLVKMGTTANQKKLFFNLRKAKSSISALEDGDLRPDQVEVIATKLGVEKQDVIDMNRRLGGDASLNAPVREDGDGEWQDWLADDSDSQEAVLAREEETDNRRLALTRALGVLNERERIIFEERRLKDDPITLEELAERFGVSRERVRQIEVRAFEKVQDAVVKSIREIERPAAQPAQIAAR; encoded by the coding sequence ATGGCTCAGACTGCGTCTCTTCCCATCCTCTCCGCCGAGGCGGGGCTGTCGCGGTATCTCGACGAGATCCGCAAGTTCCCCATGCTTCAGCCGCAGGAGGAGTACATGCTCGCCAAGCGCTGGCGCGAACACGGCGACAGCAAGGCGGCGCACAAGCTCGTCACCTCTCACCTCCGGTTGGTCGCCAAGATCGCCATGGGCTATCGCGGCTATGGCCTGCCGATCGGCGAGGTGGTGTCCGAGGGCAACGTCGGCCTCATGCAGGCGGTCAAGCGGTTCGAGCCCGACAAGGGCTTCCGCCTCGCCACCTATGCCATGTGGTGGATCAAGGCCTCGATCCAGGAATACATCCTGCGCTCCTGGTCGCTGGTGAAGATGGGCACCACGGCGAACCAGAAGAAGCTGTTCTTCAACCTGCGCAAGGCCAAGAGCTCCATCTCGGCGCTCGAGGACGGCGATCTCAGGCCCGACCAGGTCGAGGTCATCGCCACCAAGCTCGGCGTCGAGAAGCAGGACGTCATCGACATGAACCGCCGGCTCGGCGGCGACGCCTCGCTCAACGCTCCCGTCCGCGAGGACGGCGACGGCGAGTGGCAGGACTGGCTGGCTGACGATTCCGACAGCCAGGAGGCCGTGCTCGCCCGCGAGGAGGAGACCGACAACCGTCGGCTCGCCCTCACCCGCGCCCTCGGCGTGCTGAACGAGCGTGAGCGCATCATCTTCGAGGAGCGCCGCCTCAAGGACGACCCGATCACGCTGGAGGAGCTCGCCGAGCGCTTCGGCGTCTCCCGCGAGCGGGTACGCCAGATCGAGGTCCGCGCCTTCGAGAAGGTGCAGGACGCCGTGGTGAAGTCGATCCGCGAGATCGAGCGCCCCGCCGCCCAGCCGGCGCAGATCGCCGCCCGCTGA
- a CDS encoding serine hydrolase domain-containing protein: MSDIALPRSVVPRGEDFLLLAPTWQAHAYRNVDRMFATRRIARGAHVFSLERGAEITPAYGPGGASRGVEDYMLRNHVAGLLVLKGDTIRLERYALGLEEHLRWSSMSMIKSLTSTLVGAAVQDGAIASLDDPVSRNLPALAGSAYDAVSIRSLITMSSGVAWNEDYTDRGSHVNRYSKSLGDKVPGGVLALMREVERLHPAGTVFNYNTGDTYVLGALLSAATGSTLADYMSRKIWSRFGMEFDAFYTLESENGQEIGGSRAGMALRDFGRFGRFLLRGGVIDGERVLPEGWIEAAGARAFTLDPATNAYGADGYGYSWWIDPDGAMVAVGFAGQTLYVNARADVVIVTLSCQPQPPYAESFATDFKAERMTFKRAVLEAL; the protein is encoded by the coding sequence ATGAGCGACATCGCCCTCCCGCGCTCCGTCGTGCCGCGGGGGGAGGACTTCCTCCTCCTCGCCCCGACATGGCAGGCCCATGCCTACCGCAACGTCGACCGCATGTTCGCCACGCGCCGCATCGCCCGCGGCGCGCATGTCTTCTCGCTGGAGCGGGGTGCGGAGATCACCCCGGCCTACGGGCCCGGCGGCGCGAGCCGGGGGGTGGAAGACTACATGCTGCGCAACCACGTCGCCGGGCTGCTGGTCCTGAAGGGCGACACCATCCGGCTCGAGCGCTATGCGCTCGGGCTGGAGGAGCACCTGCGCTGGTCCTCCATGTCGATGATCAAGTCGCTGACCTCCACCCTGGTGGGCGCCGCCGTCCAGGACGGCGCCATCGCCAGCCTGGACGATCCGGTCTCGCGCAATCTGCCGGCGCTTGCCGGCAGCGCCTATGACGCGGTGAGCATCCGCAGCCTCATCACCATGTCCTCGGGCGTCGCCTGGAACGAGGACTACACGGACCGCGGCTCCCACGTGAACCGCTACAGCAAGTCCCTCGGCGACAAGGTGCCCGGCGGGGTCCTCGCCCTGATGCGCGAGGTCGAGCGGTTGCACCCGGCCGGCACCGTCTTCAACTACAATACCGGCGACACCTACGTGCTCGGCGCCCTGCTCTCGGCGGCGACGGGATCGACCCTCGCCGACTACATGTCGCGCAAGATCTGGTCGCGCTTCGGCATGGAGTTCGACGCCTTCTACACCCTCGAATCCGAGAACGGGCAGGAGATCGGCGGCAGCCGCGCCGGCATGGCCCTGCGCGATTTCGGCCGTTTCGGCCGCTTCCTGCTGCGCGGCGGCGTCATCGACGGCGAGCGCGTCCTGCCGGAGGGCTGGATCGAGGCCGCCGGCGCCCGCGCCTTCACCCTCGACCCGGCCACCAACGCCTATGGCGCCGACGGCTACGGCTACAGCTGGTGGATCGACCCGGACGGGGCCATGGTCGCCGTCGGCTTCGCCGGCCAGACGCTCTACGTCAACGCCCGTGCCGACGTCGTCATCGTCACCCTTTCCTGCCAGCCCCAGCCGCCCTATGCTGAAAGCTTCGCCACCGACTTCAAGGCGGAGCGGATGACGTTCAAGCGGGCGGTGCTGGAGGCTCTGTGA
- a CDS encoding RluA family pseudouridine synthase — translation MAGVTGEPGAMVEADVARERLDRLLARRLADLSRSRLKALIEAGHVRIGGRTMTDASHRVNLGDRVTVAVPEPEDPTPTGEDIPLAVVFEDAHLIVIDKPAGLVVHPGAGNWTGTLVNALIAHCGDSLSGIGGVRRPGIVHRLDKDTSGLLVVAKTDQAHAALSAQFADHGRTGPLERAYVALAWGAPAREAFTIDAPLDRDPHAREKIAVRPSGRQAITHVTVEETFAGGLVSQVRCRLETGRTHQIRVHMAHAGHPLLGDETYGRGFRTKAAKLGEAARAALEVLGRQALHAAVLGFAHPATGETLRFESPLPADLARLVAALRRP, via the coding sequence ATGGCGGGCGTGACGGGGGAGCCCGGAGCCATGGTGGAGGCGGACGTGGCGCGCGAGCGCCTGGACCGCCTTCTGGCGCGCCGCCTCGCCGACCTGTCGCGCTCGCGCCTGAAGGCGCTCATCGAGGCCGGGCACGTCCGGATCGGCGGCCGGACCATGACGGATGCGAGCCACAGGGTCAATCTGGGCGACCGCGTCACGGTCGCCGTGCCGGAGCCGGAGGACCCGACGCCGACGGGCGAGGACATCCCCCTCGCCGTCGTGTTCGAGGATGCGCATCTCATCGTCATCGACAAGCCGGCCGGCCTCGTCGTCCATCCGGGCGCCGGCAACTGGACCGGCACGCTGGTCAACGCGCTCATCGCCCATTGCGGCGACAGCCTCTCGGGCATCGGCGGGGTGCGCCGGCCCGGCATCGTCCACCGCCTCGACAAGGACACGTCCGGCCTGCTGGTGGTCGCCAAGACCGACCAGGCCCATGCGGCGCTGAGCGCGCAGTTCGCCGACCACGGACGCACGGGCCCGCTCGAGCGCGCCTACGTGGCGCTCGCCTGGGGCGCGCCCGCGCGCGAGGCCTTCACCATCGACGCCCCCCTCGACCGCGACCCTCACGCGCGCGAGAAGATCGCCGTCCGCCCGTCCGGCCGCCAGGCGATCACCCACGTCACCGTGGAGGAGACCTTCGCCGGCGGTCTGGTGTCGCAGGTCCGCTGCCGGCTGGAGACCGGCCGCACCCACCAGATCCGCGTCCACATGGCCCATGCCGGCCATCCCCTGCTCGGCGACGAGACCTATGGCCGCGGCTTCCGCACCAAGGCGGCGAAGCTCGGCGAGGCGGCCCGCGCCGCCCTGGAGGTGCTCGGCCGCCAGGCGCTGCACGCCGCCGTGCTCGGCTTCGCCCACCCCGCCACCGGCGAGACCCTGCGCTTCGAGAGCCCCCTGCCCGCGGACCTCGCCCGGCTGGTGGCGGCGCTGCGCCGTCCCTGA